In one window of Fictibacillus phosphorivorans DNA:
- the egtB gene encoding ergothioneine biosynthesis protein EgtB, translating to MAIDQIAVERLIGQFERIRSLSEKLASKLQNEDTIIQAMPDVSPPKWHLAHTTWFFERFILKEKNSSYIPFNPKYDYLFNSYYETIGSYHPRHSRGVLSRPSMDEVYAYRDYVNTEILSLLRDYGDEVPKEVEDLIEIGLQHEQQHQELLLTDVKYNFSCNPLLPSYTESSSSPDHTNSRQKSQVTEIKIEGGLVEIGFDGPGFSFDNERPRHKVWLNAYQISSHPVTNGEYLSFIEAGGYEQPEHWLSDGWATVKKEKWKHPLYWRKSEDGWYTFTLTGEKKLNLDEPVCHVSFYEADAFARWSGKRLPTEAEWEYAMSSIPIEGNFVEEESYHPMTSETQNKSPIKKAFGDVWEWTSSPYTSYPESKPLEGALGEYNAKFMCNQIVLRGGSCATSKWHIRPTYRNFFQADKRWQFSGIRLAGDLT from the coding sequence ATGGCAATCGATCAGATAGCGGTAGAAAGATTAATTGGGCAATTCGAAAGGATCAGGTCATTATCAGAAAAACTAGCATCAAAACTTCAAAATGAAGATACGATCATTCAGGCAATGCCAGATGTGAGTCCGCCAAAGTGGCATCTTGCACACACGACATGGTTTTTTGAACGATTCATCTTAAAAGAAAAAAATTCCTCGTACATTCCTTTTAATCCTAAGTATGATTATCTTTTTAATTCCTACTATGAAACGATTGGCTCCTATCATCCCAGACATTCTAGAGGTGTGCTTTCCAGGCCCTCGATGGATGAAGTGTATGCGTATCGCGACTATGTAAACACAGAAATTTTGAGTCTTCTTAGAGACTATGGAGATGAGGTTCCAAAAGAAGTAGAAGATTTGATTGAGATCGGGCTTCAACACGAACAGCAGCACCAGGAACTTCTTTTAACAGATGTAAAATATAATTTTAGCTGCAATCCTTTACTACCTTCGTATACAGAATCTTCTTCTTCGCCTGATCACACAAATTCTAGGCAAAAATCACAAGTTACTGAAATTAAGATCGAAGGAGGACTCGTTGAAATTGGTTTTGATGGACCTGGGTTCTCATTTGATAATGAACGGCCTCGTCACAAGGTTTGGCTGAATGCTTATCAGATATCTTCCCATCCTGTAACGAACGGAGAATACCTTTCATTTATTGAGGCGGGGGGATATGAACAGCCTGAGCATTGGTTGTCGGATGGCTGGGCAACCGTTAAAAAAGAAAAATGGAAACATCCTCTTTATTGGCGTAAGAGCGAGGATGGCTGGTACACGTTCACATTAACAGGTGAAAAGAAATTGAATCTAGATGAACCTGTTTGCCATGTAAGTTTTTATGAAGCGGATGCCTTTGCTAGGTGGAGCGGAAAAAGGCTGCCAACAGAAGCAGAATGGGAATATGCAATGAGTTCCATTCCAATAGAAGGGAATTTTGTTGAGGAAGAATCTTATCATCCGATGACTAGTGAAACCCAGAATAAATCACCGATTAAGAAAGCATTCGGAGATGTATGGGAGTGGACCAGCAGCCCCTACACCTCGTATCCAGAGAGCAAACCTCTTGAAGGTGCGCTCGGTGAATACAACGCGAAGTTCATGTGCAATCAAATCGTGTTGCGCGGAGGATCATGTGCGACTTCGAAATGGCATATTCGACCTACTTATCGCAACTTTTTTCAAGCGGATAAAAGATGGCAGTTCAGTGGAATTCGTTTAGCGGGGGATCTCACATGA
- a CDS encoding SCO family protein has translation MKRMILIFGLVLTMAILSACGSDGSKDEHENHKNHEQHNSESKKTSQSLDWDVQSFSFKDQNEAEFGLEDLKGKVWMANFIFTNCTTVCPPMTAHMAKLQGMAKEEKVDVEFVSFSIDPKRDNADALKKFGENYDADFSNWHFLGGYEEKQIEQLARDSFKTPVVADPNSDQFIHASAFFLVDKEGKVVSRYDGVENTPYEEIIADMKNRLKK, from the coding sequence ATGAAAAGAATGATACTGATCTTTGGTCTAGTGCTGACGATGGCAATATTGTCAGCATGCGGTTCAGATGGATCAAAGGACGAACACGAGAATCATAAAAACCACGAACAACATAATAGCGAAAGCAAGAAAACGTCTCAGTCATTAGACTGGGACGTTCAGTCGTTTTCTTTTAAAGACCAAAACGAGGCTGAATTTGGATTGGAAGATTTAAAAGGGAAAGTGTGGATGGCGAATTTTATCTTCACGAACTGTACAACAGTATGCCCGCCTATGACAGCACATATGGCTAAACTTCAAGGAATGGCAAAAGAAGAGAAGGTTGATGTAGAATTTGTTTCTTTCTCTATCGATCCAAAAAGAGATAATGCTGATGCATTGAAGAAGTTTGGTGAAAACTATGACGCAGACTTTTCGAACTGGCACTTTCTTGGTGGCTATGAAGAGAAACAGATTGAACAGTTAGCAAGAGATTCATTCAAAACACCAGTTGTGGCTGATCCTAACTCAGACCAGTTCATCCATGCATCAGCCTTCTTCTTAGTAGATAAAGAAGGAAAAGTCGTATCCAGATATGATGGAGTAGAAAATACACCATACGAAGAGATAATTGCAGATATGAAAAATAGACTGAAAAAGTAA
- a CDS encoding flavodoxin family protein — protein MIKAILLNASLKSGDEVSNTESLMNEAVHILNKNNIDTEMVRLADYRIAYGVSADEGAGDEWPEIFEKVKSADILIIGTPLWLGEKSSLATQAIERLYGASGMTNEKGQYIFYNKVAGVVVTGNEDGAKHASASILYGLSHIGFTIPPNVDTYWVGEAGPGPSYIEAEGNHNDFTMQHNKIMTYNLIHFAKLLKEHPIPTEGNVVESNS, from the coding sequence ATGATTAAAGCAATTCTACTTAATGCGTCTCTTAAAAGTGGGGATGAAGTCTCTAATACCGAAAGCTTGATGAACGAAGCGGTGCATATTTTAAATAAGAACAACATAGATACTGAGATGGTAAGGCTTGCTGACTACAGGATCGCCTATGGCGTATCAGCAGATGAGGGAGCGGGTGATGAGTGGCCAGAGATTTTTGAGAAAGTAAAGTCCGCTGATATTCTTATCATCGGAACACCACTTTGGCTCGGTGAAAAGAGCAGTCTTGCTACACAAGCAATAGAGCGGTTATACGGAGCAAGTGGCATGACGAACGAAAAAGGCCAATATATATTTTATAACAAGGTGGCAGGTGTTGTTGTGACAGGTAATGAGGATGGAGCGAAACACGCGAGTGCTTCTATTCTGTATGGCTTGTCTCACATTGGGTTCACCATACCGCCGAATGTGGATACATATTGGGTTGGTGAAGCGGGTCCAGGACCTTCCTATATAGAGGCGGAAGGCAACCATAATGATTTTACGATGCAGCACAATAAAATAATGACGTACAATCTGATTCACTTTGCAAAGCTATTAAAAGAACATCCTATTCCAACAGAAGGCAATGTGGTTGAAAGCAACAGCTAA
- a CDS encoding DUF3817 domain-containing protein — translation MNPIKTLKTVGYLEGASFLILLFIAMPLKYFLDQPMAVSIVGALHGLLFVLYILVILYVYNVKKWPIMRAFLALVSSVLPFGPFIFDRKFLKD, via the coding sequence ATGAATCCAATAAAAACGTTAAAAACGGTAGGGTATCTTGAAGGAGCTTCGTTCTTGATCCTTCTTTTCATCGCCATGCCGTTGAAGTATTTCTTAGATCAGCCGATGGCCGTATCAATTGTTGGTGCTCTACACGGTCTATTGTTCGTTCTTTATATTCTAGTCATTCTGTATGTGTATAACGTGAAGAAGTGGCCGATTATGCGTGCATTCTTGGCATTAGTTTCTTCTGTACTGCCTTTCGGACCATTCATTTTCGATCGTAAGTTTTTAAAAGATTAA